One genomic segment of Sminthopsis crassicaudata isolate SCR6 chromosome 4, ASM4859323v1, whole genome shotgun sequence includes these proteins:
- the GNG12 gene encoding guanine nucleotide-binding protein G(I)/G(S)/G(O) subunit gamma-12, with amino-acid sequence MSSKTTNTNSVAQARRTVQQLRLEASIERIKVSKASADLMSYCEEHARGDPLLMGIPTSENPFKDKKTCIIL; translated from the exons ATGTCCAGCAAGACCACCAACACCAACAGCGTGGCCCAGGCCCGGCGAACCGTCCAGCAGCTGAGGTTGGAGGCTTCCATAGAGAGGATCAAG GTGTCCAAGGCGTCTGCGGATCTCATGTCCTACTGCGAGGAGCATGCCCGGGGGGATCCTTTGCTCATGGGAATCCCAACTTCAGAAAATCCCTTCAAGGATAAAAAAACGTGCATCATCTTATAG